TATTGATGGCAGGTGGCCAAAAGAGCAATTTCGTGAGAAGTATTGGTATCAATGGGAAAGATGCAACATAATTGTGTTGTCATGGTTGATGAATTCAGTTGTACCGACCTTAATCACCAGTGCGCAGACAGTGTGGATGGATCTACATGAGTGCTTTGATAAGGTGAATGACACTCGTTGCTACAATTTTCACAAGGAAATTGCTACCTTGAGTCAAGGTACTTCTTCTATTTTTGTCTATTATTCAAAGCTCAAGGATCCGTGGCACGAGTCTGAGTCTATAGTACCCACTCCTGACTGTGAATGTGTCAAGTCAAATGAATTTGTAGTGCACCTACGAAAACAAAAGGTGTACCAATTTCTAATGGGCTTGAATGACTTCTACTCCCAAGCTCGTAGAAAAATCCTTATGATGAAGCCTCTACCTTCAGTGAATCAATCATATGCTATGCTCATGAGTGATGAAAGTCAAAGAGCTGTAGCTGCTTCTGCTGGAGTATTAGGACCTTCTCCCACTATGGATGCACATCTTTGTGACTCCACTGAACTATATAGTGTTAAGCCTAATTTCAACCAAAAATTTAGGAAGAATTATAACATTAAGTGTGAGTTTTGCAAGATGAAGGGCCACAATAAGAAAAAGTACTACAAAATAATAGGTTATTTACCAGATTATAAGTTCAAAATGAAAGGGGGAGCTGGTGCTTACAATGCAATGATAGAACCTAGGTACACTATGCATATGTACTCTAACTATGCCTCTCAGAACATACCAATACATCCTTTGCATGCACACTAACACACTATGGGTCAATGTGCTAAATATTCTGAGGCCCAAGGACATACTACCCCTAAGGTTCAAGTAGGCTCTTCCTCTACAAAAGCTCAGGGATGAGCAAGTACATCTTCCCATGCTCAAGGAAGTGCTTTCCCTTTCACCAAAGAACAATATGATCAGATAATGCAAATCCCGAACAACAACTCAACTTTCTCTGCTCAGGCAAATGTGGAAAGTACTAGCACTGCCCTTTTAGCATCTACTAGCCCACAAGAATGGATTATTGATACTGGGGCAACTAACTATATAGTGTCAGATGTTAACTTACTGACCAAGACCTCTCTAATTGCATCCTCTAAGCCTAGAAGAGTCTTATTACCTAATGGAGATATCACTCAAGTAACTCACATTGGTGACAGTCATATTTCAGACAAAAACACTATTACAAAGGTTTTCTATGTACCACAGTTCAAGTTCAACTTATTATTAGTCTCCAAAGTGACAATAGGTCTTAGatgttttggctcattttatccCGATTTTTGTGTACTTCAGGATCTCTTCAGTGGCAGGGTGAGAGATATTGGTAGGGAAAGAGATGGTTTATACTTCCTGCAGAGATATGGTGGCAAAAGGCTTAATGTAGTCTCGTTAGCTGTTGTAGGAATAAAGTCAAGACATGGTGACACTAATATTGATGTTGCCTTATGGCATAAAAGATTAGTCCATATATCCAATATAATTCTTAGAAAACTATTTTCTGCCAAACTAGCTAGTATCACCGTCACTATCAATAAATGTAGTGTATGCCCCTATGCTAAGCAAAACAGGTTGTCATTCCTTTCTAGTTGTATTAAAACTACTATTGCATTTGATCTAATACATCTTGATGTTTGGGGTCCATATAAATCTGCAGATTTTGATGGTAATAAGTATTTTCTGATAGTTATTAATGATTTCACTAGGATGACTTGGTCATTTCTTTTGAAATTCAAATCCGATGTGTGTGTTGTGCTTGCTCAACTTGTTGTATTTTTTCAAACTCAGTTTAGCAAAACAGTGAAAGCAGTCAGGTCTGATAATGGTTCTGAGTTTGTCAACCCTACCTATGCCACCCTATTTCAGAAATATGGCATCATTCATCAAAAGAGTTGTGCATATACCCCTAGCAAAATGGAGTTGCTGAGAGGAAGCACAAGCACACTTTGAAAGTCACAAGAGCTTTAAGGTTTCAAGCCAATATTCCTATCAAGTACTGGGGTCATTGTGTGCTTGCAGCAGTATACATCATCAACATGATGCCATATTCTATTCTTCATGGTCTTTCTCCTTTTGAATTGTTATATGGTAGAGCACTACATCTGAGTATCCTTGGTTGTTTGTGCTATGCCAAGCAAGTTCATGAACCGGACAAACTTCTTCTCAGGGCCAAGCCAGTTGTTCTCATGGGTTTTTCTAATACTCAGAAGGGCTATATTCTATTGGATATTTATTCTCACTGCTTCTTCATCAACAGGGATGTCTATTTCAGGGAAGACATCTTTCCTTTCAAAGACATTTCATCCCCATCACCTCCTATTTTCTTGCCTCCTGGATCTTCCACTTATAGTGAAGAGCAGTTTCCATCCTCTTCTACACCTACTAGCACCATGCATGAGGCTGATATCTCAAGGCATGAGGCCGACGACTCAAGGCATGCGTCTCCTCTGCAGCACCATCCTGCATTAGATTTGGTGCATTCTTCATTGCCTTTCCTTGACCAGAACTCCACTATTCTAAGAAGGTCTTTAAGGACAAGGTAGGCTCTCATCTGGATGAAATACTTTGTGTCACTGCCAGGGCACAAGTCTGTTCCTTATTCTATTGCCAATTATGTGTCTTATGATGGAATATCACCTAAGTATCATGCATATCTGGTTGCCTTTTTCACTATTCCGGAGCCTACAACCTTCGAAGAGGTTGTTCAAGATCCTAGGTGGGTAGATACTATGCAGGATGAAATTACTGCCTTAGAATCTAATCATACCTGGGATGTGGTCTCTTTACCTGAAGGCAAGGTATTTATTGGTTGCAAGTGGATTTACAAAGTGAAGTACAAAGCTACAGAAGAGGTGAAAAGGTTTAAAGCCAGGCTTATGGCCAAAAGATACAACCAACAGGAACGCATTGATTATCAGGAGACATTTAGCCCAGTGGTCAAGATGGTTACTGTCAGAACAATCCTAGTCATTGTTGCCTATGAACATTGTCACATTCATCAGATGGATGTGTACAATGTTTTTTCAAGGGGACTTGCATGATGAGATCTATATGACTCTACCACAAGAATTTCAGAGTCAGGGGGAGGCTAGACTAGCATGTAGACTCTTGATATCCTTGTATGGACTCAAACAGGCATCACGACAGTGGAATGCCAAGCTATCTAAAGCACTATTGAGGTTTGTCTTCATGTAGAGTCAACATGATCACTCTTTGTTTATCAAAGGGTCAGACAAGCACATCATAGTCATTTtggtctatgttgatgatatgctcATTACTGGACCTAAACTGACACTAATAGTTGAGATTAAGACTAAGCTTCAGCTCACATTCAAGATGAAAGACTTAGCAGAACTTAAATATTTTCTTGGCATTGAGTTTGCGAGGTCACAATAAGGCATTCTAATGCACCAGAGGAAATATACACTAGAGCTAATTTCTGAGCTTGGGCTGGGAGCTGCAAAACCTGCAGTAACACCTATTGAGGCCAACCTCATGTTAACCACCAAAGAATATGATGAGCACACTGGCAGTCCTAATGCAACAACTGGTGATGAAGTCTTAACAGACATCAGCAAGTACCAAAGATTACTAGGGAAGCTACTCTACTTGACTGTCATAAGACCAGATATAGCTTTTAGTGTTCAGACACTAAGCCAGTTAATGCAGAAACCAAAAAGGTCACATATGGACGTTGCTCAAAGGATAGTCAGATATGTGAAGGGTCAGCCATGACAAGGCATACTTCTATCTAGCAAATAGAGGAACTCCATCACAACATACTAGGCAACCTGCCTATTACTAGAAAGTCAGTGACATGCTTCTTCATCAAGTATGGTGACTCCTTGGTATCTTGGAAGTCAAAGAACCAAAGCACCATCTCCAGGAGCTCTGCAGAATCAGAGTACACAAGAATTGCATCAACTATGGCTGAATTGGTTTGGATACTTGGTCTGTTCAAGGATATTGATGTTGCAGTTGATCTTCCTGTAAACATCTACACTGACAGCAAAGTAGCAATTCAAATAGCGGCTAACCCAGTATTTCATAAACGAACTAAACATATCGATATAGACTGTTATTTTATAAGAAAAAAGATACAAAATGGTCTGGTGCAAATAGAATATGTAGCAACTAAGGAGCAACCAGTAGATATTCTAACCAAAGGTTTATCACGAGTGCAACATGAGTATTTGATGTCCAAGCTAGGGGTACTTGATGTATTCATACCACCTAGTTTGAGGGGTAGTGTTGAGATAAAAAGGAGTAACCTGAGTGCAAGGGTAGTTTGGCCTATTCATGTGTTACCGGATTAGTTAGTTAGTTAGTAACTAATGAAGTGATTGATTGGTTAGTTAGGTGGTTATATTAGTTGGTAAGACATGTATATATATAGGTTGTACAAGTGATGGAAATACAGAGAATTCATATTTCACTGTTTCAGTTATTTTAGCTTCTCTCTCAGATAACTGCTCCCCTCATCTCTTCTCCCTCGTTAGCTAGGGTTTCTGCTCCATCTCAATTCCTCATCCGATAAAGATCGATAACCGATTAACCGATATGCGACAATCGATATTTTATCGGTTCGGCTATCGATTTGGCATATTTATAAACCGAAAATCGATATGCTAAACCGATAATATTCACAAGCGAATCGAACCGACCGATGCCCACCCCTAACTCCAACATACCATGTATAGGTAAGACAGTACGTCAAAGAACATTTTTTTGACAGTGTAGTAAAACATTATTTTGCTAATCAAGGAGCAATGCGTGAAATCTGAAATGCGCACACTAATTAAACTTCTACCCCCGAATAAGTAATCATTTTAATCTAATTAAGCATTAAATAACGCGTAAATTTATATGAATTCATACACCAACGGATTACAATTTTTAAAACTAAGTCAAAAGCACTGTGTTCCTCTTGCTCTTCCCCGGATCAAGGAATTGATTACTAGGTTTTACCTCTATTAAACAAGGTGAAAAGGTAAAAGTCAAAATCTGGCACCCAATTAGTCAAAAGTCAAAGCACGAGAACTAAGAGAACAATATTTACTTCTATGAAAAACCATTTCCAAGAATATGCATGGATCCAAAGGCaggttttctttttctcttttttttttccttctctcttTTTGTTTCCAAAATCGTCTATCCAAATGCAGAAATCTTGAGGCACACTTATGAGCATATATTGGCCAGCAAGTGATCATACCGGAGAAAGTCAAAGTCTGATGGGATTATTGATCGTTACTAGATTCGATTATGGTCACTTTTAAATGGAATTTTCTTTTCAAGATCCCTAATAACCTAGCTAATGCTGGTGATTATGGAATCCGAGGATGCAAAACTGATTTCtcatttttgtttaattttcttTTGCTTCGATATGAACCTATTAGGCTCTAGATAGCCAAGTCAAAAAATTTGTCAACGTAGGTACAGAGATTCAGCAACTAATTTGACTGCTTTTAAACTTGTCCTAAAACATCAGGTAACATGCACCTGAGAGTAGTTGCATTGTTTCAGTGTTAATGTAGTTGAATAATTATTTTAAGTTAAGTAGACTAGCTAGACCTCCGACAACAAATACTCCTAAGTCTTAATTGTAGTAAGGTAATTCGAAAATTGAATAATAAGCTTAATATGATAActtaaattcaattattaaataCAAATGATACAAGCATGAACAGACACTTGAGCCTGAAAATGATTAAATTCGAGGTTTCGTGTATAGTAGGTGAAATGATACCTTATATCCGCTATAGTaattaaaattctaaattcgTATGTGTGCAAGATGCATGAGCATGCAGCAGGTGAAAGCTCACAAATCGTAGGTCTCAAGTTCATTTAGGAAGAGGGAGAACTAGTTTAAAGCCTGTTGACCAGGATCATTGTCGTAAGTTTTATGGAAATAATACTTTCCCTATGCGCACGGCACAGACAGAAGGTACAACTTTCTCCTCAATCTTCTCCTCTtctccttttttatttcttctcaCACATAATTGTAAGTAAAGAAGACACCACTGTATATATACACTTAATACTGTGAGCATATTACAGGTGGTAGTTGAGTGCTTCCAAATTCCAAAGCATGTTCTCTTTACCCACACTGGCGTGCTCAGGGCTATTTCCAGAAGGGCCATGTCTTGCAGACTATTTCAATTATTTGAATGTCGTCGatttagctagcgtttggacataaatttggttgaaacttggaaaaaaaaaatttgaaagttaaaattgtatttggacatgcattttacttaaaaaaatattgaaattctGTGAGTGAAAAATTTGTTTTCACCCCAAACTAGtttttgaaacttgaaaaaaaaataattcaaaattgaTCAAATTCCATgaacaaataatattttcaattttttttaattagtaGCCAAAATCTATATtcaaatggaagcttaagttaggAATATCCAATTTGGAGGGTGTATCTAGGATAAGAGTGAGTTCATAAGTTCTAACTAGCTTGAAGAGCAAATGCCAATGCATCTAATCAGGGGCGTGCCACATTGCGGGCTCAAGGATGGTCAGAGACCACCATTTTTCATAAATTATACTGCATGTGTAAAAATATTAGTAcgttttatacggatatataaaCTCTTGAACATCCTCGATGAAAGTCCTAACTTGCATCGTATCAAATTGCACTCTTGATGCATTggattaatttttaattttatttttaatatatgcGAGTAGTTAGTTCTAGTGAATTTTCTCACACATATACAAAATTCTTATAAACTAGGTCCAACCTTCATCGTTGTTTTTGGGTGGTAACATTTGAAATCAGGAGAGGGTTTCAACTTCAATATCATTTTCTTTTATGATTCAAACAACTTTTTCTCTGGgatcatttgaaatgaatttgGAATAAGGGTATGCTCTCCTACATGTTGAGAGACTAGAAACAAAGTGTGACATGTTTACTAGATTAATATATTACTCCTAGTATATGGTTGAAAAGTTAATTTAATAGATAAAATATCACATCAAATAttacatttaaaatattttaatgaaattaaattcttaAAAGTTTTGAAAATAAATAAACATGGATATCGTCATACATTTTTGAAACATCTCAAAATGAAAAGAGTATGATTAATTCAAATTAACCTACTGTATATATCTCAATTTCTTTTTTTGACATACTTCCATATACAGAACAAAGGATTTAAATTTATGAGTTTGAAATACGCACGGTCATCAAATGCTTCCATCCAAATGAGTTCTATCATTATCTTAAGCCCTAGCATGTCGGTGTGAAGTTCGAGTTTGACTACAGCAATGTGTTCAATAATTACACAATTAGCACTTCTAACACAGCAGAAATAAGTGGTACCTTTATAGTAGATCCGTAACTTTatgtaggggtgtacataggtcggattggttcgaatttttcaattatcaaaccaaattaATGGTGTCGAGTTTTTAaattataaaccaaaccaaaccaaaccaacaaagtcggatttttcaatctcgttttttctcggatttttcggatttttgagtttttttccagtaaagtcttcatagcataaaatatgtaacttgtgctccaaatatttcttaagttctagtaaaatacaactatataatgtatttttcaaactaacacaataatatgagataagtcatagtattatactaaaatattcaataacaaagataaaataataaaattacataaaataaatattgctaattaataagccataatgaaaattaacataatctaaaaatactatataggtcatgctaaaataagtatagctaataagtactaatattactTACATAACTAagtactaaagaaaaagataaactaagttatgcattttcattataaaccaatgtaaaactaaaataattatccaacactatcgtcattcctagtattgaattgaattttttttgttagcattagt
The DNA window shown above is from Nicotiana tomentosiformis chromosome 8, ASM39032v3, whole genome shotgun sequence and carries:
- the LOC138898124 gene encoding uncharacterized mitochondrial protein AtMg00810-like; its protein translation is MHQRKYTLELISELGLGAAKPAVTPIEANLMLTTKEYDEHTGSPNATTGDEVLTDISKYQRLLGKLLYLTVIRPDIAFSVQTLSQLMQKPKRSHMDVAQRIVRYVKGQP
- the LOC138898123 gene encoding uncharacterized mitochondrial protein AtMg00820-like, with translation MKYFVSLPGHKSVPYSIANYVSYDGISPKYHAYLVAFFTIPEPTTFEEVVQDPRWVDTMQDEITALESNHTWDVVSLPEGKVFIGCKWIYKVKYKATEEVKRFKARLMAKRYNQQERIDYQETFSPVVKMVTVRTILVIVAYEHCHIHQMDVYNVFSRGLA
- the LOC138898122 gene encoding uncharacterized protein, coding for MDLHECFDKVNDTRCYNFHKEIATLSQGTSSIFVYYSKLKDPWHESESIVPTPDCECVKSNEFVVHLRKQKVYQFLMGLNDFYSQARRKILMMKPLPSVNQSYAMLMSDESQRAVAASAGVLGPSPTMDAHLCDSTELYSVKPNFNQKFRKNYNIKCEFCKMKGHNKKKYYKIIGYLPDYKFKMKGGAGAYNAMIEPRYTMHMYSNYASQNIPIHPLHAH